In the Vitis vinifera cultivar Pinot Noir 40024 chromosome 2, ASM3070453v1 genome, one interval contains:
- the LOC100256168 gene encoding protein CYCLOPS isoform X2 has translation MVKDGNKESSVDDSFLKPGSSQQNLNSFHSQTVQRSEGEKSVMEMEGRGYTDFYRNTSEEMFLKSLMESSIGMPIPTMEMLGFKNLSQSFRTDSEELFKSWLTNGENHVYNATSIAHRTRQASRRISTELAGLSSQQHGGILQNKRSNDILFPQNISVVDDLSSDVNQHSVRNSAERGLQAWFHSSQPMTRSRSSELRRRYAAMQSTQSSLGMEAMNNASEHGMNTMKQEFTNPNGFGDVSMCEMPNQLTTFMSPSNSSSSTFNTPQMGNVDKVSSVVSMLKGTLERKKLSNQIEKEAVEDSSIGYYGAPEVVVNATLGQGQGNSIPESSGTFQEVSPVQVKDHGDFQIIEGSMDLDLEGFVAPLNPIQMSTVSQEPSQSESSAAAPVISAGFDACDGPSNSGQTLSVCESSRKQVGNGRYSENDSRTKEIRQRIFESNLKDERKKGSLIRYGSVTSSDSVDKGDPTKKRRVERSRKMAEAKERNLTPAMPSDMQSILKRCETLEKEVRSLKLNLSFMNRKDSEQTKQIEELQKQNDELGDEKERLLEEIERIIAETGKM, from the exons ATGGTCAAGGATGGAAACAAAGAGAGTTCAGTAGatgattcttttttaaaaccgGGAAGTAGTCAGcaaaatttgaattcatttCATTCTCAGACGGTTCAGAGGAGTGAAGGCGAAAAGAGTGTCATGGAGATGGAGGGAAGGGGCTACACGGACTTCTATAGGAACACGAGTGAGGAGATGTTTCTGAAATCCTTGATGGAGAGCTCAATTGGAATGCCaattccaaccatggagatgttGGGATTTAAGAATCTCAGTCAGAGCTTTCGTACAGATAGTGAGGAACTCTTCAAAAGCTGGCTCACAAATGGAGAG AACCATGTGTATAATGCAACAAGCATAGCACATCGCACCCGACAAGCATCACGAAG GATTTCCACTGAACTAGCTGGCTTGTCTAGTCAGCAACATGGGGGTATACTTCAAAATAAAAGGAGCAATGATATCTTATTCCCACAAAACATTTCTGTTGTGGATGATCTCTCAAGTGATGTTAATCAACATTCAGTCAG GAATTCTGCAGAAAGAGGATTACAG GCATGGTTTCACAGTTCTCAACCCATGACAAGAAGCCGATCCTCTGAATTGAG GAGGAGATATGCTGCCATGCAAAGCACTCAATCATCACTTGGCATGGAAGCCATGAATAATGCATCCGAACATGGAATGAACACAATGAAACAAGAATTCACAAACCCAAATGGTTTTGGTGATGTTTCAATGTGTGAGATGCCCAATCAGTTGACCACTTTTATGTCCCCATCTAATTCATCCTCATCTACTTTCAACACCCCACAAATGGGTAATGTGGACAAAGTTTCTTCTGTTGTTAGCATGCTAAAGGGAACTCTAGAGCGCAAGAAACTCAGTAACCAGATTGAGAAAGAAGCTGTTGAAGATAGCTCTATTGGTTACTATGGTGCTCCAGAAGTTGTAGTGAATGCCACTTTGGGTCAAGGACAAGGGAATAGTATTCCCGAGTCATCAGGAACCTTTCAAGAAGTATCCCCTGTCCAAGTTAAGGATCATGgggattttcaaataattgaaGGATCCATGGATCTTGACCTAGAGGGTTTTGTTGCCCCATTGAACCCAATCCAAATGAGTACAGTTTCTCAAGAACCTTCGCAAAGTGAATCTTCTGCTGCTGCACCAGTAATCTCGGCTGGTTTTGATGCATGTGATGGTCCCAGCAATTCAGGTCAAACTCTAAGTGTTTGTGAGAGCTCCAGGAAACAGGTTGGAAATGGGAGGTATTCAGAAAATGACTCCAGAACAAAAG AAATCAGACAACGGATATTTGAAAGCAATTTGAAAGATGAGAGAAAG AAAGGAAGTCTTATTCGGTATGGATCTGTGACATCATCTGATTCAG TTGACAAGGGAGACCCCACAAAGAAGCGTAGGGTGGAGCGATCACGGAA AATGGCAGAGGCAAAGGAAAGAAATCTGACACCAGCAATGCCATCTGATATGCAATCCATCTTGAAGCGGTGTGAAACTCTTGAGAAGGAAGTGCGGTCACTCAAACTTAACTTGTCTTTCATGAATAG
- the LOC100256168 gene encoding protein CYCLOPS isoform X3 yields MEMEGRGYTDFYRNTSEEMFLKSLMESSIGMPIPTMEMLGFKNLSQSFRTDSEELFKSWLTNGENHVYNATSIAHRTRQASRRISTELAGLSSQQHGGILQNKRSNDILFPQNISVVDDLSSDVNQHSVRNSAERGLQASNLYLAKAWFHSSQPMTRSRSSELRRRYAAMQSTQSSLGMEAMNNASEHGMNTMKQEFTNPNGFGDVSMCEMPNQLTTFMSPSNSSSSTFNTPQMGNVDKVSSVVSMLKGTLERKKLSNQIEKEAVEDSSIGYYGAPEVVVNATLGQGQGNSIPESSGTFQEVSPVQVKDHGDFQIIEGSMDLDLEGFVAPLNPIQMSTVSQEPSQSESSAAAPVISAGFDACDGPSNSGQTLSVCESSRKQVGNGRYSENDSRTKEIRQRIFESNLKDERKKGSLIRYGSVTSSDSVDKGDPTKKRRVERSRKMAEAKERNLTPAMPSDMQSILKRCETLEKEVRSLKLNLSFMNRKDSEQTKQIEELQKQNDELGDEKERLLEEIERIIAETGKM; encoded by the exons ATGGAGATGGAGGGAAGGGGCTACACGGACTTCTATAGGAACACGAGTGAGGAGATGTTTCTGAAATCCTTGATGGAGAGCTCAATTGGAATGCCaattccaaccatggagatgttGGGATTTAAGAATCTCAGTCAGAGCTTTCGTACAGATAGTGAGGAACTCTTCAAAAGCTGGCTCACAAATGGAGAG AACCATGTGTATAATGCAACAAGCATAGCACATCGCACCCGACAAGCATCACGAAG GATTTCCACTGAACTAGCTGGCTTGTCTAGTCAGCAACATGGGGGTATACTTCAAAATAAAAGGAGCAATGATATCTTATTCCCACAAAACATTTCTGTTGTGGATGATCTCTCAAGTGATGTTAATCAACATTCAGTCAG GAATTCTGCAGAAAGAGGATTACAGGCTAGTAATTTATATTTAGCCAAG GCATGGTTTCACAGTTCTCAACCCATGACAAGAAGCCGATCCTCTGAATTGAG GAGGAGATATGCTGCCATGCAAAGCACTCAATCATCACTTGGCATGGAAGCCATGAATAATGCATCCGAACATGGAATGAACACAATGAAACAAGAATTCACAAACCCAAATGGTTTTGGTGATGTTTCAATGTGTGAGATGCCCAATCAGTTGACCACTTTTATGTCCCCATCTAATTCATCCTCATCTACTTTCAACACCCCACAAATGGGTAATGTGGACAAAGTTTCTTCTGTTGTTAGCATGCTAAAGGGAACTCTAGAGCGCAAGAAACTCAGTAACCAGATTGAGAAAGAAGCTGTTGAAGATAGCTCTATTGGTTACTATGGTGCTCCAGAAGTTGTAGTGAATGCCACTTTGGGTCAAGGACAAGGGAATAGTATTCCCGAGTCATCAGGAACCTTTCAAGAAGTATCCCCTGTCCAAGTTAAGGATCATGgggattttcaaataattgaaGGATCCATGGATCTTGACCTAGAGGGTTTTGTTGCCCCATTGAACCCAATCCAAATGAGTACAGTTTCTCAAGAACCTTCGCAAAGTGAATCTTCTGCTGCTGCACCAGTAATCTCGGCTGGTTTTGATGCATGTGATGGTCCCAGCAATTCAGGTCAAACTCTAAGTGTTTGTGAGAGCTCCAGGAAACAGGTTGGAAATGGGAGGTATTCAGAAAATGACTCCAGAACAAAAG AAATCAGACAACGGATATTTGAAAGCAATTTGAAAGATGAGAGAAAG AAAGGAAGTCTTATTCGGTATGGATCTGTGACATCATCTGATTCAG TTGACAAGGGAGACCCCACAAAGAAGCGTAGGGTGGAGCGATCACGGAA AATGGCAGAGGCAAAGGAAAGAAATCTGACACCAGCAATGCCATCTGATATGCAATCCATCTTGAAGCGGTGTGAAACTCTTGAGAAGGAAGTGCGGTCACTCAAACTTAACTTGTCTTTCATGAATAG
- the LOC100256168 gene encoding protein CYCLOPS isoform X1, with protein MVKDGNKESSVDDSFLKPGSSQQNLNSFHSQTVQRSEGEKSVMEMEGRGYTDFYRNTSEEMFLKSLMESSIGMPIPTMEMLGFKNLSQSFRTDSEELFKSWLTNGENHVYNATSIAHRTRQASRRISTELAGLSSQQHGGILQNKRSNDILFPQNISVVDDLSSDVNQHSVRNSAERGLQASNLYLAKAWFHSSQPMTRSRSSELRRRYAAMQSTQSSLGMEAMNNASEHGMNTMKQEFTNPNGFGDVSMCEMPNQLTTFMSPSNSSSSTFNTPQMGNVDKVSSVVSMLKGTLERKKLSNQIEKEAVEDSSIGYYGAPEVVVNATLGQGQGNSIPESSGTFQEVSPVQVKDHGDFQIIEGSMDLDLEGFVAPLNPIQMSTVSQEPSQSESSAAAPVISAGFDACDGPSNSGQTLSVCESSRKQVGNGRYSENDSRTKEIRQRIFESNLKDERKKGSLIRYGSVTSSDSVDKGDPTKKRRVERSRKMAEAKERNLTPAMPSDMQSILKRCETLEKEVRSLKLNLSFMNRKDSEQTKQIEELQKQNDELGDEKERLLEEIERIIAETGKM; from the exons ATGGTCAAGGATGGAAACAAAGAGAGTTCAGTAGatgattcttttttaaaaccgGGAAGTAGTCAGcaaaatttgaattcatttCATTCTCAGACGGTTCAGAGGAGTGAAGGCGAAAAGAGTGTCATGGAGATGGAGGGAAGGGGCTACACGGACTTCTATAGGAACACGAGTGAGGAGATGTTTCTGAAATCCTTGATGGAGAGCTCAATTGGAATGCCaattccaaccatggagatgttGGGATTTAAGAATCTCAGTCAGAGCTTTCGTACAGATAGTGAGGAACTCTTCAAAAGCTGGCTCACAAATGGAGAG AACCATGTGTATAATGCAACAAGCATAGCACATCGCACCCGACAAGCATCACGAAG GATTTCCACTGAACTAGCTGGCTTGTCTAGTCAGCAACATGGGGGTATACTTCAAAATAAAAGGAGCAATGATATCTTATTCCCACAAAACATTTCTGTTGTGGATGATCTCTCAAGTGATGTTAATCAACATTCAGTCAG GAATTCTGCAGAAAGAGGATTACAGGCTAGTAATTTATATTTAGCCAAG GCATGGTTTCACAGTTCTCAACCCATGACAAGAAGCCGATCCTCTGAATTGAG GAGGAGATATGCTGCCATGCAAAGCACTCAATCATCACTTGGCATGGAAGCCATGAATAATGCATCCGAACATGGAATGAACACAATGAAACAAGAATTCACAAACCCAAATGGTTTTGGTGATGTTTCAATGTGTGAGATGCCCAATCAGTTGACCACTTTTATGTCCCCATCTAATTCATCCTCATCTACTTTCAACACCCCACAAATGGGTAATGTGGACAAAGTTTCTTCTGTTGTTAGCATGCTAAAGGGAACTCTAGAGCGCAAGAAACTCAGTAACCAGATTGAGAAAGAAGCTGTTGAAGATAGCTCTATTGGTTACTATGGTGCTCCAGAAGTTGTAGTGAATGCCACTTTGGGTCAAGGACAAGGGAATAGTATTCCCGAGTCATCAGGAACCTTTCAAGAAGTATCCCCTGTCCAAGTTAAGGATCATGgggattttcaaataattgaaGGATCCATGGATCTTGACCTAGAGGGTTTTGTTGCCCCATTGAACCCAATCCAAATGAGTACAGTTTCTCAAGAACCTTCGCAAAGTGAATCTTCTGCTGCTGCACCAGTAATCTCGGCTGGTTTTGATGCATGTGATGGTCCCAGCAATTCAGGTCAAACTCTAAGTGTTTGTGAGAGCTCCAGGAAACAGGTTGGAAATGGGAGGTATTCAGAAAATGACTCCAGAACAAAAG AAATCAGACAACGGATATTTGAAAGCAATTTGAAAGATGAGAGAAAG AAAGGAAGTCTTATTCGGTATGGATCTGTGACATCATCTGATTCAG TTGACAAGGGAGACCCCACAAAGAAGCGTAGGGTGGAGCGATCACGGAA AATGGCAGAGGCAAAGGAAAGAAATCTGACACCAGCAATGCCATCTGATATGCAATCCATCTTGAAGCGGTGTGAAACTCTTGAGAAGGAAGTGCGGTCACTCAAACTTAACTTGTCTTTCATGAATAG